The Thiorhodovibrio litoralis genome includes a window with the following:
- the istB gene encoding IS21-like element helper ATPase IstB has product MSEQDPQMLKQRAQALKLYGVLAHWAEVVDAPWLVSVLQWEEEARAQRSLERRMKQAHLGRFTPLADFDWNWPKRCDRAAIEELMGLGFVAEALNVVLIGPNGVGKTTIARNLARQAVLAGRTVLCTSAAAMLNALLEADGERALRARLNAYARVQLLLIDEIGYLSYSNRHADLLFEVVSRRYERHPTLVTTNRPFAEWGEVFPNAACVVSLIDRLVHHAEIIQIDGESYRLKEAKESATRRREQRAARTKPASKTPPAQPGEEHVSTPDDSL; this is encoded by the coding sequence ATGAGTGAACAGGATCCGCAGATGCTGAAACAACGCGCCCAGGCGCTGAAGCTCTATGGGGTGCTGGCGCATTGGGCGGAGGTGGTGGACGCGCCTTGGCTGGTGAGCGTGTTGCAGTGGGAGGAAGAGGCCCGGGCGCAGCGCTCGCTGGAGCGACGCATGAAGCAGGCGCACTTGGGGCGGTTCACACCACTGGCGGATTTCGATTGGAATTGGCCCAAGCGCTGTGATCGCGCGGCGATTGAGGAGTTGATGGGCCTTGGCTTTGTCGCCGAGGCGCTGAATGTGGTGCTGATCGGCCCCAACGGGGTGGGCAAGACGACGATTGCGCGCAATCTGGCGCGGCAGGCGGTGCTGGCCGGGCGCACGGTGCTGTGCACGTCGGCGGCGGCGATGCTCAATGCGCTGCTGGAAGCCGACGGGGAGCGGGCGCTGCGCGCGCGCCTGAATGCCTATGCCCGCGTGCAGCTGTTGCTGATCGATGAGATCGGGTATCTGTCGTATTCCAACCGCCACGCGGATTTGCTCTTTGAGGTGGTGTCACGCCGCTATGAGAGGCATCCGACCCTGGTGACAACGAACCGCCCCTTTGCCGAGTGGGGGGAGGTGTTTCCCAATGCCGCCTGTGTGGTGTCGCTGATCGATCGCTTGGTCCATCACGCGGAGATCATTCAGATCGATGGGGAGTCCTATCGGCTCAAGGAGGCGAAGGAGTCCGCGACGCGGCGGCGTGAGCAGCGCGCGGCACGGACCAAGCCGGCGTCAAAGACGCCTCCAGCACAGCCAGGAGAGGAGCATGTATCCACCCCCGATGATTCCCTATGA
- the grpE gene encoding nucleotide exchange factor GrpE, which yields MMNDQAGQEQPQGPDEQFETPAGEPASQQTEQGADQTGEAWPDDPAALIALIEEERARSEAARDQLLRARAEVENISRRKAKELENAHKFALENFVRELLQVRDSLELGQAAASEPDADLVKLREGMDLTLKLLGDVMGKFGVEQVNPMHQPFNPEFHQAMSMQPRADVDPNTVVAVIQRGYTLNGRLVRPALVMVSQAIEQG from the coding sequence ATGATGAATGACCAGGCGGGACAGGAACAACCGCAAGGGCCTGACGAGCAGTTCGAGACGCCGGCAGGCGAGCCAGCCAGCCAGCAGACCGAGCAGGGCGCGGACCAGACGGGCGAAGCCTGGCCGGATGATCCGGCCGCGCTGATCGCGCTGATTGAGGAGGAACGCGCGCGCAGCGAGGCGGCGCGCGATCAGCTCCTGCGCGCCCGCGCCGAGGTGGAGAACATCTCCCGGCGCAAGGCGAAAGAGCTTGAGAACGCGCACAAGTTCGCGCTCGAGAACTTTGTCCGCGAATTGCTGCAGGTGCGCGACAGCCTGGAACTCGGGCAGGCCGCGGCGAGCGAGCCGGATGCCGATCTGGTCAAGCTGCGCGAGGGCATGGACCTCACGCTCAAGCTGCTTGGCGACGTGATGGGCAAATTCGGCGTCGAGCAGGTCAATCCGATGCATCAGCCGTTCAATCCGGAATTCCACCAGGCCATGTCCATGCAGCCACGCGCCGATGTCGATCCCAACACCGTTGTCGCCGTGATACAGCGTGGATATACACTAAATGGCCGTTTGGTGCGACCGGCGCTGGTGATGGTGTCTCAGGCTATTGAGCAGGGTTGA
- the istA gene encoding IS21 family transposase, which produces MTIPSELEAKILRYFLAEHWRVGTIAQQLGVHHATVDRVLSQSGLPKVERAARPSLIDPYLPFVVETLKTYPRLTASRLYAMVRERGYRGGPDHFRHLIAHVRPRPQPEAFLRLKTLPGEQAQVDWGHFGKLTIGRATRTLMAFVMVLSFSRAVFLRFFLDAQMANFLRGHVGAFAAWGGVPRVLLYDNLKSAVLERQGEAIRFHPTLLELAGHYRFEPRPVAVARGNEKGRVERAIRYIRDSFFAARTFSDLADLNAQADTWCQGQAADRPCPEDRAQSVRAVFEQERPHLLALPPVPFPTEEQVAVSVGKTPYVRFDRNDYSIPHTHVRRTLTVVASLGQVRVLDGAAVIATHARSFDAGAQVEDPAHVAELVARKRAARQHRGQDRLIQAVPISQTLLTQAAERGEPLGSMTAALLRLLDSYGAAELTAAIEEALAREVPHPNAVRLALERRREARGQPPPIPVTLPADARVREVVVRTPALGDYDQLHDEPPRED; this is translated from the coding sequence ATGACCATCCCTTCCGAGCTCGAAGCCAAGATCCTGCGCTACTTCCTTGCTGAGCACTGGCGCGTCGGCACCATCGCCCAGCAGCTCGGCGTGCATCACGCCACCGTCGATCGGGTGCTGTCCCAGTCCGGACTGCCCAAAGTCGAGCGCGCCGCGCGTCCCTCGCTCATCGACCCCTATCTGCCCTTTGTCGTGGAGACGCTCAAGACCTATCCGCGTCTCACCGCCAGCCGGCTCTATGCCATGGTGCGCGAGCGCGGCTATCGCGGCGGGCCGGATCATTTCCGCCATTTGATTGCCCATGTGCGCCCACGCCCGCAGCCCGAGGCCTTTCTGCGCTTAAAGACCCTGCCCGGTGAGCAGGCCCAAGTCGACTGGGGCCACTTTGGCAAGCTCACCATTGGCCGGGCCACCCGCACCCTGATGGCCTTTGTGATGGTGCTGAGCTTCTCGCGGGCGGTGTTTCTGCGCTTCTTTCTCGATGCCCAGATGGCCAACTTCCTGCGCGGGCATGTCGGCGCCTTCGCGGCCTGGGGCGGCGTGCCGCGGGTGCTGCTGTATGACAACCTCAAAAGCGCGGTGCTTGAGCGCCAGGGCGAGGCAATACGCTTTCATCCAACGCTGTTGGAACTGGCCGGTCATTATCGCTTCGAGCCACGTCCGGTCGCGGTGGCGCGAGGGAATGAAAAAGGCCGCGTGGAGCGGGCGATTCGCTACATTCGCGACAGTTTCTTTGCTGCGCGCACCTTCAGTGATCTGGCGGATTTGAATGCCCAGGCTGATACCTGGTGTCAGGGCCAGGCGGCGGATCGGCCGTGCCCGGAGGACCGCGCGCAGTCAGTGCGCGCGGTTTTTGAACAAGAACGCCCGCATCTGCTGGCCTTGCCGCCGGTTCCCTTTCCTACCGAAGAGCAGGTGGCGGTGTCGGTCGGGAAGACGCCCTATGTGCGCTTTGACCGCAACGACTATTCCATTCCCCACACTCATGTGCGCCGCACGCTCACGGTGGTGGCGTCGCTCGGGCAGGTGCGGGTGCTCGATGGGGCCGCGGTGATCGCCACTCATGCGCGCTCCTTCGATGCCGGGGCGCAGGTGGAGGACCCGGCGCATGTGGCCGAGCTGGTGGCGCGCAAGCGCGCCGCGCGTCAGCACCGGGGGCAGGATCGGTTGATCCAGGCGGTACCGATCAGTCAGACCCTGCTGACCCAGGCCGCTGAACGCGGGGAGCCCTTGGGCAGCATGACGGCGGCTTTGCTGCGCCTGCTCGATTCCTATGGGGCGGCGGAGCTGACAGCGGCAATCGAGGAGGCGCTGGCGCGCGAGGTGCCGCATCCCAATGCGGTGCGCCTGGCGCTGGAGCGCCGCCGCGAGGCGCGCGGACAGCCGCCGCCGATTCCGGTCACCCTGCCGGCGGATGCGCGGGTGCGCGAGGTGGTGGTGCGCACCCCGGCGCTGGGGGATTACGACCAGTTGCATGATGAACCGCCACGGGAGGACTGA
- a CDS encoding 3-phosphoshikimate 1-carboxyvinyltransferase translates to METHVADACADLRKDSDLTPLLARMPPAVQASFSEEQLAYLKLALSARKWGRHAIDWRGTLKFWRHRYYVVFLLGRNRRELSRGEQQVGLFMQAAFLTVFMTFSILTGLLALYLAKSAAGIDLVPGFSLGIWGWFKDAFL, encoded by the coding sequence ATGGAGACCCATGTCGCTGATGCGTGTGCTGATTTGCGCAAGGATTCTGACTTAACGCCGCTGTTGGCGCGGATGCCGCCCGCTGTTCAGGCAAGCTTCTCCGAAGAACAGCTCGCCTATCTCAAGCTGGCGCTAAGTGCACGCAAATGGGGCCGCCACGCGATTGATTGGCGCGGCACCCTGAAGTTTTGGCGCCATCGGTATTATGTGGTCTTTCTGCTCGGTCGAAATCGCCGCGAGCTTTCCCGAGGCGAGCAGCAGGTTGGCCTGTTCATGCAGGCTGCATTCCTGACAGTGTTCATGACATTCAGCATCTTGACGGGTCTGTTGGCGCTCTACCTTGCCAAGTCGGCAGCTGGTATCGACCTTGTTCCCGGATTCTCTTTGGGAATTTGGGGTTGGTTCAAGGACGCTTTTCTTTAA
- a CDS encoding antitoxin, whose amino-acid sequence MPTRITRVFNNGNSQAVRIPAEFRIDTDRVQISRNPEGDLLLHPLRGQRGEALMQTLQALGEIDETFVVALETEGQDRLPIQERDPL is encoded by the coding sequence ATGCCGACACGGATTACCCGGGTTTTTAACAACGGCAACAGCCAAGCCGTGCGGATTCCCGCAGAGTTCCGAATCGATACCGACCGAGTTCAGATTTCGCGCAACCCAGAGGGCGATCTGTTACTCCACCCGCTGCGTGGGCAACGGGGCGAAGCGCTGATGCAGACCCTGCAGGCGTTAGGTGAAATCGACGAGACCTTTGTCGTTGCGCTGGAAACCGAGGGCCAAGACCGCCTGCCCATCCAAGAGCGCGACCCGCTGTGA
- a CDS encoding type II toxin-antitoxin system VapC family toxin, whose protein sequence is MLAIDTNVIVRIVTNDDPEQSPRAIALFERERIFLTKTVLLETEWVLRFSYQLSREAIVCALRKVIGLQQVEVENIGVVVMALDRHEQGMDFADALHLASSAKAAEFATFDEKLVKFAKRLQSKGVIAL, encoded by the coding sequence ATGCTCGCGATTGATACAAATGTCATCGTACGAATTGTCACCAATGACGATCCGGAACAGAGCCCGAGAGCGATAGCACTATTCGAGCGAGAACGTATTTTTCTCACCAAGACGGTGCTGCTAGAAACCGAGTGGGTACTCAGGTTTTCCTACCAACTCTCCCGCGAGGCCATCGTCTGTGCATTGCGAAAAGTGATCGGCCTGCAACAGGTCGAAGTCGAGAATATCGGGGTTGTCGTCATGGCGCTCGACAGGCATGAGCAGGGCATGGACTTTGCCGATGCGTTGCATCTAGCGAGCAGCGCAAAGGCGGCAGAGTTTGCGACCTTTGATGAGAAGCTCGTTAAGTTCGCGAAGAGACTTCAATCGAAGGGCGTTATAGCTCTTTGA
- a CDS encoding IS110 family RNA-guided transposase: MTTAAVQTPKTTLYLALELSNKTWKLGFSNGEKIRIKTIEARDLPALHEQIEIAKGKLGLSADCVIESVYEAGRDGFWIHRTLESWGIHSRVVDSASIQVNRKKRRVKTDRVDVEALLVQLMRYLGGEKKALAVVNVPSAGAEDRMRLNRERERLIRERGAHSSRIKSLFIAQGLVIERLNDTVIDTLDHLCTATGEPLGADLKEEIRREYQRYCLADEQIRAIEQEQKRRVEQATDVSHQQVARMLELKGIGWVSSWILVMEFFSWRGFRNRQQLAACAGLTPTPYASGDDQRDQGISKAGNRRIRALMVELSWLWLRYQPDSALSRWYRERFATGGKRMRRIGIVALARKLLIALWRYLEQGEIPDGAVLKAG; the protein is encoded by the coding sequence ATGACCACTGCCGCTGTCCAAACGCCGAAGACCACCCTCTATCTGGCCCTTGAGCTGAGCAACAAAACCTGGAAGCTGGGCTTCAGCAACGGCGAGAAGATCCGCATCAAGACCATCGAAGCGCGCGATCTTCCCGCCTTGCACGAGCAGATCGAGATCGCCAAGGGGAAGCTTGGACTCAGCGCGGATTGTGTCATTGAAAGCGTTTACGAAGCCGGCCGGGATGGATTCTGGATTCATCGTACATTGGAATCCTGGGGGATTCACAGCCGCGTGGTCGACTCGGCCAGCATTCAGGTCAACCGCAAGAAGCGGCGCGTGAAGACCGACCGGGTCGACGTCGAAGCGCTGCTGGTGCAGCTCATGCGGTATCTTGGCGGAGAGAAAAAAGCCCTCGCGGTGGTGAACGTCCCCAGTGCCGGGGCCGAGGATCGGATGCGGCTGAACCGCGAGCGCGAGCGACTGATCCGCGAACGTGGCGCCCACAGCTCCCGAATCAAATCGCTCTTCATCGCCCAGGGTCTCGTCATCGAGCGTCTCAACGACACCGTCATCGATACTCTCGATCACTTGTGCACCGCCACCGGCGAGCCCCTTGGCGCCGACCTCAAAGAAGAGATCCGCCGCGAATACCAGCGCTATTGCTTGGCTGATGAGCAAATCCGCGCCATCGAGCAAGAACAAAAGCGCCGCGTCGAGCAAGCCACCGACGTCTCCCACCAGCAAGTCGCACGCATGCTCGAGCTCAAAGGCATCGGCTGGGTTTCGAGCTGGATCTTGGTCATGGAATTCTTCAGCTGGCGCGGCTTTCGCAATCGCCAGCAGCTGGCCGCCTGTGCCGGGCTCACCCCCACGCCCTATGCGAGCGGTGATGATCAGCGCGACCAAGGCATCAGCAAGGCCGGCAACCGGCGCATCCGCGCGCTCATGGTTGAACTGTCCTGGCTGTGGTTGCGCTATCAGCCTGACAGCGCCCTGAGCCGCTGGTACCGCGAGCGCTTTGCCACCGGCGGCAAACGCATGCGTCGCATCGGCATCGTCGCCCTGGCGCGCAAGCTGCTCATCGCCTTGTGGCGCTATCTCGAACAGGGCGAGATCCCAGACGGCGCGGTGCTCAAAGCCGGCTAA
- a CDS encoding ATP-binding protein: protein MGTHAEWAFYGRQTELQQLQSILSRRRWFFLQISGRRRIGKTTLIQQALRAADVTKTLYIQIPDSDPAGVVAACNGYLETFGLEERVYSLGQFAGLIARLAKAGYVVALDEFQYFHRKPLFDFCSLLQAEVDQLSARAGEVAGGLIVLGSLHAEMTALLDDRQAPLFNRTTDTLELGHLDIRAVLEILRTHADEDPERLLFLWNLFEGVPKFYRDAYEQDVLDADRKTLLKKLFFSSSSPLRNEADNWFLRELRGRYDMVLQFLASHPGCNNADIEAHLAAVSGPGEARQVGGHLKILTERYRMIERRLPIFAKPKARSGRYYIRDNFLRAWLSALQKPVSASAFRPLETLIAQSDERLEEIEGHALESLTAQLYEERSRLGLGDFALSEHMQGYWDRSDVEVDLVAVSEELKTIRFGSCKRQADKLAGSLPTLAVAATRFLAAHKMYQGWNVEYVAIAPRITHAQAVAIRRQGGSPQSLADLCNELRTHP from the coding sequence ATGGGTACGCACGCAGAGTGGGCGTTTTACGGTCGGCAGACGGAGTTGCAACAGCTGCAGAGTATTTTGTCTCGGCGCCGCTGGTTCTTTTTGCAGATTTCAGGGCGACGACGGATCGGCAAAACCACCCTGATTCAGCAGGCGCTGCGTGCAGCGGACGTCACCAAAACGCTCTACATCCAGATTCCGGATTCGGATCCAGCCGGTGTGGTAGCGGCCTGCAATGGTTATCTGGAAACCTTTGGGCTGGAAGAGCGCGTTTACAGTCTCGGGCAGTTTGCCGGCTTGATTGCTCGTCTAGCCAAGGCAGGTTACGTGGTCGCGTTGGACGAATTTCAGTATTTCCACCGAAAGCCACTCTTCGACTTCTGCTCGTTGCTACAGGCGGAGGTGGACCAGCTAAGCGCTCGGGCTGGAGAGGTGGCTGGTGGGTTAATTGTGCTGGGATCTTTGCACGCAGAGATGACGGCCCTGCTCGATGATCGTCAGGCGCCTCTGTTCAACCGAACAACGGACACGCTGGAGCTCGGGCATCTGGATATCCGCGCTGTTCTAGAGATTCTGCGCACGCACGCGGATGAAGATCCTGAACGTCTGCTATTCCTCTGGAATCTGTTCGAAGGGGTCCCGAAATTCTATCGGGATGCTTACGAGCAGGACGTGCTGGATGCGGATCGTAAGACGTTGTTGAAAAAGCTGTTTTTTTCCAGTTCATCGCCGTTGCGTAACGAGGCCGATAACTGGTTTCTGCGCGAGTTGCGTGGGCGATACGACATGGTGCTTCAGTTCCTGGCCTCACATCCAGGGTGTAACAATGCGGACATCGAAGCGCATCTAGCGGCGGTCTCTGGCCCAGGCGAAGCGAGGCAGGTAGGCGGACATCTGAAGATTCTGACCGAGCGATACCGGATGATCGAGCGACGGCTGCCGATCTTCGCCAAACCCAAAGCGCGCAGCGGACGGTACTACATCCGCGATAACTTCTTGCGTGCGTGGTTATCGGCATTGCAAAAGCCAGTGTCGGCGTCTGCTTTCCGACCTTTGGAAACGCTGATTGCTCAGTCGGACGAGCGCTTGGAAGAGATCGAGGGTCACGCTTTAGAAAGTCTGACGGCCCAACTCTACGAGGAACGAAGCCGGTTGGGCTTGGGGGATTTCGCATTGTCCGAGCACATGCAAGGCTACTGGGACCGCTCAGATGTTGAGGTTGACCTAGTGGCGGTTTCGGAGGAGCTGAAGACGATTCGGTTTGGCTCGTGCAAGCGCCAGGCAGATAAACTGGCTGGGTCGCTACCAACACTCGCGGTTGCTGCGACACGTTTTTTGGCCGCGCACAAGATGTACCAGGGCTGGAACGTTGAATACGTGGCCATCGCCCCTCGCATCACGCACGCGCAAGCCGTCGCTATCCGCCGCCAAGGGGGCTCACCACAAAGTCTGGCTGATCTTTGTAATGAGCTGCGAACACATCCATAA
- a CDS encoding RpnC/YadD family protein has product MTADTQAADTGDKPDYDSPWKEAVEKFFPEFFALLFPAIHAEIDWSKGVQFLDKEFQKIVREARTTRRYADKLVGVTRRDETPVWVLAHVEVQGDPESDFAERMFTYNYKIRDAYQVPVASLAVLADGVHKHLRLPPPISEE; this is encoded by the coding sequence ATGACAGCCGATACCCAAGCCGCTGACACCGGCGACAAACCCGACTACGACAGCCCCTGGAAGGAGGCCGTGGAGAAGTTCTTCCCGGAGTTTTTCGCGCTGCTGTTCCCGGCCATCCATGCCGAGATTGACTGGTCCAAAGGCGTGCAGTTTCTCGACAAGGAATTCCAGAAGATCGTGCGCGAGGCCAGGACCACTCGCCGCTATGCCGACAAACTCGTCGGCGTCACACGGCGCGATGAGACGCCGGTTTGGGTGCTGGCCCATGTGGAAGTGCAAGGCGATCCGGAAAGCGACTTTGCCGAGCGGATGTTCACCTACAATTACAAAATCCGCGATGCCTACCAGGTGCCGGTGGCGAGCCTGGCGGTGCTGGCCGATGGAGTCCATAAACATTTGAGATTGCCGCCGCCCATCAGCGAGGAATGA
- a CDS encoding NAD(+) kinase, with product MRAFHTIGIIGKQEPDTRVPAALQRLLEHLERRGHRTLLEPATADLLSAGPDHQGTPSPEGDAHASPYAELAAQCDLIIVIGGDGTFLHAARDIARTDTPLVGINLGRLGFLVDLSPECIETRLNEILDGHFDVEHRSLLETRLLGAAADASDREDNWTGKALNEAVISKWDTVRMIEFETYIDGVFINSQRSDGLIIATPTGSTAYALSGGGPLLHPALDSLLLVSICPHTLSNRPLVVDGASEIEIRLCHRHAETARLTCDGQVAFSLAEARAVRIRRGQTRVQLLHPRGHDHFQLLRAKLGWGAHGQESPRC from the coding sequence ATGCGCGCTTTTCACACCATCGGCATCATCGGCAAGCAAGAACCGGACACTCGCGTGCCGGCCGCCCTGCAGCGGCTGCTCGAGCACCTCGAGCGGCGCGGCCACCGCACGCTGCTCGAGCCCGCGACAGCCGATCTGCTAAGCGCCGGCCCAGACCACCAGGGCACCCCCTCCCCAGAGGGCGATGCGCATGCCAGTCCCTATGCCGAACTGGCCGCGCAATGCGATCTGATCATCGTCATTGGTGGCGACGGTACTTTCCTGCATGCCGCGCGCGACATCGCCCGCACCGACACGCCGCTGGTTGGCATCAACCTGGGGCGCCTGGGCTTTCTGGTCGACCTGTCACCGGAATGCATCGAGACGCGACTGAATGAAATTCTCGACGGACACTTCGATGTCGAGCACCGCAGCCTGCTCGAGACCCGTCTGCTCGGAGCGGCGGCCGACGCCAGCGACCGCGAAGACAACTGGACCGGCAAGGCGCTGAACGAGGCCGTGATCTCCAAGTGGGATACGGTGCGCATGATTGAGTTCGAGACCTACATCGACGGCGTCTTCATCAACTCGCAACGCTCGGACGGCTTAATCATCGCCACCCCGACCGGCTCCACCGCCTACGCCCTCTCAGGCGGCGGCCCACTCCTGCACCCGGCGCTCGACAGCCTGCTGCTGGTGTCCATCTGCCCCCATACCCTGAGCAATCGGCCGCTGGTCGTCGATGGAGCCAGCGAGATCGAGATACGGCTCTGCCATCGCCACGCCGAAACAGCGCGACTCACCTGCGACGGCCAAGTCGCCTTTTCGCTTGCCGAGGCGCGGGCAGTGCGGATTCGCCGCGGCCAGACCCGGGTGCAGCTATTACATCCGCGCGGGCATGATCACTTTCAACTACTGCGCGCCAAGCTCGGCTGGGGCGCACATGGACAGGAAAGCCCAAGGTGCTAA
- the recN gene encoding DNA repair protein RecN: protein MLTEILVHNLVIVSRLELEFGPGMTALTGETGAGKSILIDALGLTLGERADASMIRAGSDKAEVSAHFDLTNCPRARDWLAEQELDDDGECAIRRVLQPSGRSRAFINGRGASGSQLKALGELLVDIHGQHAHQSLLRATAQRELLDGYAAHGDLRQATARHFRHFRDCDERWQRLTAEGEQRADRLELLRFQLNELDDLALSAGELDQLDVDQRRLANQERLQETSARILQLLYDGEPALHDQLGRAGSDLAELSALDGRLAQSVELVEGAAVQIEEAASDLRQYLDALDMDPARLQEIEDRLSRIHEIARKYRVLPAQLPELHQQLKEECDALEQADANLDSLAAERDQARADYLAAAETLSAARRAAAERLAATVTASMQELGMAGGQFAIDIQHQDIASAAAHGLDQISFLVSANPGQPMQPLAKVASGGELSRISLAIQVATANCISIPVLVFDEVDVGIGGGVAEIVGRQLRQLGEERQVLCVTHLPQVAAQAHHQLRVHKQTRDGQTFADINALTADERVEEIARMLGGTDITATTRAHAAEMLARPEKSASNSTDSSAQES from the coding sequence GTGCTAACAGAAATTCTCGTCCATAACCTGGTCATCGTCAGCCGCCTGGAGCTGGAATTCGGCCCCGGCATGACCGCCCTGACCGGCGAGACCGGCGCTGGCAAGTCCATTCTGATCGACGCCCTCGGCCTGACCCTGGGTGAACGCGCCGACGCGAGTATGATTCGCGCCGGCAGCGACAAAGCCGAGGTCAGTGCCCATTTCGACCTGACCAACTGCCCACGCGCACGCGACTGGCTCGCCGAGCAGGAACTGGACGACGACGGCGAGTGCGCCATCCGCCGCGTGCTGCAGCCCAGCGGGCGCTCGCGCGCCTTCATCAACGGCCGCGGCGCCAGCGGCAGCCAGCTCAAGGCTCTGGGCGAGCTGCTGGTGGATATACACGGTCAGCATGCCCACCAATCCCTTCTGCGCGCCACCGCCCAGCGCGAGCTGCTCGATGGCTATGCCGCCCACGGCGACCTGCGCCAGGCAACAGCCCGGCACTTTCGGCATTTCCGCGACTGCGACGAGCGCTGGCAACGCCTGACCGCCGAGGGCGAGCAGCGCGCCGACCGCCTGGAGCTGCTGCGCTTTCAGCTCAATGAGCTCGACGACCTGGCGCTCAGCGCCGGTGAGCTCGACCAACTCGACGTCGACCAACGCCGCCTGGCCAATCAGGAGCGCCTTCAGGAGACCAGCGCGCGCATCCTGCAACTGCTCTACGATGGCGAGCCCGCCCTGCACGACCAACTCGGCCGCGCCGGAAGCGACTTAGCCGAACTCAGCGCCCTGGATGGTCGCCTGGCGCAAAGCGTCGAGCTCGTCGAAGGCGCCGCCGTGCAAATCGAAGAAGCCGCCTCCGACCTGCGCCAGTATCTCGACGCGCTCGACATGGACCCGGCGCGCCTGCAGGAGATTGAAGACCGCCTGAGCCGCATTCACGAGATTGCCCGCAAGTACCGCGTGCTGCCGGCCCAGCTCCCCGAGCTCCACCAGCAGCTCAAGGAGGAATGCGATGCGCTCGAGCAGGCCGACGCCAACCTCGACAGCCTGGCCGCCGAGCGCGACCAGGCCCGCGCGGACTATCTCGCCGCAGCCGAGACACTCAGCGCCGCGCGCCGCGCCGCCGCCGAGCGCCTGGCTGCGACTGTCACCGCCTCGATGCAGGAACTGGGCATGGCCGGCGGCCAGTTCGCCATCGACATCCAACACCAGGACATCGCCAGCGCCGCCGCGCACGGGCTCGATCAGATCAGTTTTCTGGTCAGCGCCAATCCCGGCCAGCCGATGCAGCCCTTGGCCAAGGTCGCCTCCGGTGGCGAACTCTCGCGCATCAGCCTTGCGATTCAGGTCGCCACCGCCAACTGTATTAGCATCCCCGTGCTGGTCTTCGACGAAGTGGACGTCGGCATCGGCGGCGGCGTGGCGGAAATCGTCGGCCGCCAACTGCGCCAGCTCGGCGAGGAGCGCCAGGTGCTTTGCGTCACCCACCTGCCCCAGGTCGCCGCGCAGGCACACCATCAACTGCGAGTGCACAAACAAACCCGCGATGGACAGACCTTTGCCGACATCAACGCCCTCACGGCGGACGAGCGCGTGGAAGAAATCGCCCGCATGCTCGGCGGCACCGACATCACCGCCACCACCCGCGCCCATGCCGCGGAAATGCTGGCACGACCAGAGAAATCTGCCAGCAACAGCACAGACTCATCAGCGCAGGAGTCCTAA
- a CDS encoding type II toxin-antitoxin system VapC family toxin: MIYFLDTNILIYLIKNQPPAVALRIDALPEDDSLSMSFVTWAELLKGAERSHRKADVLRRLEILARQVPIHYPTTPAICHHYAEQASRLKAAGTPIGANDLWIACHALAENATLVTHNLREFTRVSGLRVQDWAES, from the coding sequence GTGATCTATTTTCTTGACACCAACATTCTGATCTATCTCATCAAAAACCAGCCGCCCGCCGTCGCGCTGCGCATCGATGCCCTGCCTGAGGACGACAGCCTCAGCATGTCTTTCGTCACCTGGGCAGAACTCCTCAAGGGCGCGGAGCGCAGTCACCGCAAAGCGGACGTTCTGCGCCGACTTGAGATTCTGGCGCGGCAGGTTCCGATTCACTATCCTACAACCCCGGCGATTTGCCACCATTACGCAGAACAGGCCAGCCGCCTGAAAGCGGCGGGCACGCCCATCGGCGCCAACGATCTTTGGATCGCCTGTCACGCGCTCGCCGAAAACGCCACCTTGGTGACCCATAACCTTCGCGAATTTACCCGCGTGTCTGGCCTTCGGGTGCAAGACTGGGCTGAATCATGA
- a CDS encoding AbrB/MazE/SpoVT family DNA-binding domain-containing protein, producing MTWENNSSLDPIVAGKIMSYVFRPAIINNMETTRLSSKGQVILPKTIRENYHWSAGTELEIEECQDGIVLRPKKPVPSTQLSDVVGCAGYRGPAKSLDEMEEAIARGVRENHARD from the coding sequence TTGACGTGGGAAAATAATTCGAGCCTGGACCCAATTGTTGCTGGTAAGATCATGTCTTACGTTTTTCGGCCAGCGATCATCAACAACATGGAAACAACACGTCTTTCCAGCAAAGGTCAGGTCATTCTGCCGAAGACGATTCGGGAGAATTATCATTGGTCGGCGGGTACCGAGCTCGAGATCGAAGAATGTCAGGACGGCATCGTCCTGCGGCCGAAGAAGCCGGTCCCGTCAACCCAGCTTAGTGACGTGGTTGGGTGCGCGGGCTACCGAGGTCCGGCCAAATCCCTCGACGAAATGGAGGAAGCCATCGCCCGGGGAGTGCGCGAAAATCATGCTCGCGATTGA